A section of the Bacillus pumilus genome encodes:
- a CDS encoding YceG family protein, translating into MSYKEIIVNQTRAEQEAWKNVLKKPLPERDGYVKDEHTLSLPRLAARVLGTPHDATDYFIYLHELYETDGIHILSETLNRHIEPEHFQALQRIHLINQEEKGLSVNRFVAFLDGEQLIVRHPNPVMNRHIRLSLIKVFEHFKQLHEGGFQHPDFRRVLLDVVKFSNNHLGPWLKEVNIEEKMPAVIWYGEANKSQLYFLYYVMLIGCDVVLFHPEGEDSFRELDPEEKLTFIDQYPGTTKLEPFPTEKPERKSTVAYRSTRELEEVLHTEDSMLYKPWQFRDHTPHSITLKTTYDELFLIAKERSFIRPNFQADRDTIQIPNLFAKMMGVTRDKREYWDRIHTLMEWKETKTIRHFPFTKEVTSNYQFHYQHALSSAGEIDPELLMKSNVWQFSHLYEGTQRAIAEAISRICQHPKLLKEGNETELDVRIYLFKQVLHIGQELIELIQNFDYAQTVPKVILYHTEYNGELTRSDAAALIFLNEMGVDLFVYHPAGYQCIERYIDDQLFDTHWLDDMVMNQEFKEPSIVRKLFQSIKNR; encoded by the coding sequence GTGAGTTATAAAGAAATCATTGTTAACCAAACACGGGCAGAGCAGGAAGCCTGGAAAAACGTGCTGAAAAAGCCGCTCCCTGAAAGAGATGGTTATGTAAAGGACGAGCATACATTGTCCTTGCCGCGTCTCGCCGCCCGGGTCCTTGGAACTCCGCATGATGCAACCGATTATTTTATTTATTTACATGAATTATATGAAACAGATGGCATTCATATTTTAAGTGAAACGCTCAATCGTCATATTGAGCCGGAGCATTTTCAAGCGCTTCAACGCATTCATTTGATTAACCAAGAAGAAAAGGGACTGTCCGTGAATCGCTTTGTGGCTTTCTTAGATGGTGAACAGCTGATTGTACGCCATCCAAACCCAGTGATGAACCGGCATATCCGTCTTTCATTGATCAAGGTGTTTGAGCATTTCAAGCAGCTGCATGAAGGCGGATTTCAGCATCCCGATTTCCGCCGTGTTTTGCTGGATGTCGTAAAGTTCTCAAATAATCATCTAGGTCCATGGCTGAAGGAAGTCAATATAGAAGAAAAAATGCCGGCTGTCATTTGGTATGGAGAGGCGAATAAAAGTCAGCTTTATTTTCTTTACTATGTCATGCTGATTGGCTGTGATGTTGTACTATTTCATCCAGAGGGCGAGGATTCGTTCCGCGAACTAGATCCAGAAGAAAAGCTGACTTTTATTGATCAGTATCCGGGGACTACGAAGCTGGAACCGTTCCCTACTGAAAAGCCTGAGAGGAAATCGACGGTGGCGTACCGCTCGACAAGAGAGCTTGAAGAGGTGCTCCATACGGAAGATTCAATGCTGTATAAGCCGTGGCAATTCAGAGATCATACTCCTCATTCTATTACGCTGAAGACAACGTATGATGAGTTGTTTTTGATTGCAAAGGAACGATCCTTTATTCGCCCTAATTTTCAAGCAGACCGCGACACGATACAGATTCCAAATCTCTTTGCGAAAATGATGGGAGTCACACGAGACAAACGTGAATACTGGGATCGTATCCACACGTTAATGGAATGGAAAGAGACGAAGACCATTCGCCATTTCCCTTTTACGAAAGAAGTGACATCGAATTATCAATTTCATTATCAGCACGCCCTTTCATCTGCTGGAGAGATTGATCCTGAATTATTAATGAAAAGCAATGTGTGGCAATTTTCTCATCTATATGAGGGGACGCAGCGTGCGATAGCAGAGGCAATATCTCGAATCTGTCAGCATCCGAAGCTATTAAAGGAAGGCAATGAGACTGAATTAGATGTACGTATTTATTTATTCAAACAGGTACTGCATATTGGTCAGGAGCTCATTGAACTCATTCAAAACTTTGATTATGCGCAAACCGTACCGAAAGTGATTTTATATCATACGGAATATAATGGTGAGCTGACTCGTTCTGATGCGGCTGCCCTCATTTTCCTAAATGAAATGGGTGTGGATCTCTTCGTGTATCATCCGGCGGGATACCAGTGTATCGAGCGGTATATAGATGACCAATTATTTGATACCCATTGGCTTGATGACATGGTCATGAACCAGGAGTTTAAAGAGCCGTCCATCGTTAGAAAATTATTTCAATCCATTAAAAACCGATAA
- a CDS encoding toxic anion resistance protein, whose translation MTNTNGNDIISIDKEEISIEKADDIRVQLRNEPEVQNIARQIDAKNQLELLEYGKQPAVEISKFSDRILSMMRSTSVTDSGTMLTQLGKIMDRFDKNDFDEPKGGLLSKIFKRGGSMIEKIFSKYQTLGAEIEKINVEISKYKDEMTKSTVTLEEMYEHNIQYYMELEKYVVAGQMKIEELKQLVPSYEEKAASGNQLAQMELDTLRNGIQALEERVYDLDMARMVALQTAPQIRLLQRGNTKLIGKINSAFIITIPIFKNGIIQAVTAKRQKLVADSMSELDRRTNEMLKRNAENISSQSVEIAKLSGRPSIDIETIESSFNTIVQGMKETKQIEEENKRLREDGTKRMLELQDNIKRAALES comes from the coding sequence ATGACAAATACAAACGGAAATGACATCATTTCAATTGATAAAGAGGAAATCTCCATTGAGAAGGCAGACGATATTCGCGTTCAGCTTCGAAATGAACCAGAAGTGCAAAATATTGCTAGACAGATCGATGCGAAAAATCAGCTGGAGCTACTTGAATACGGAAAACAGCCGGCTGTAGAAATTTCTAAGTTCTCAGATCGTATTCTTTCAATGATGCGTTCAACAAGCGTGACTGATTCAGGGACGATGCTGACGCAGCTTGGAAAAATTATGGATCGTTTTGATAAAAATGATTTTGACGAGCCAAAGGGTGGCTTACTGTCAAAAATCTTTAAGCGCGGCGGCAGCATGATTGAAAAGATTTTCAGTAAATATCAAACGCTCGGTGCAGAAATTGAAAAAATTAATGTGGAAATCAGTAAATATAAAGACGAAATGACCAAATCGACTGTGACGCTTGAAGAAATGTATGAGCATAACATTCAATACTATATGGAGCTTGAAAAGTATGTCGTTGCCGGTCAAATGAAAATCGAGGAATTAAAGCAATTGGTTCCTTCTTATGAAGAAAAAGCGGCTAGTGGAAACCAACTAGCACAAATGGAGCTTGATACACTTCGTAACGGTATTCAAGCATTGGAAGAGCGTGTATATGACCTTGATATGGCACGGATGGTAGCTCTTCAAACGGCACCGCAAATTCGTTTATTGCAGCGTGGGAATACGAAACTCATCGGTAAAATCAACTCAGCGTTCATCATCACGATACCTATCTTTAAAAATGGCATCATTCAAGCTGTGACAGCGAAAAGACAAAAGCTTGTGGCTGATTCAATGAGTGAGCTGGATAGAAGAACAAATGAGATGCTAAAACGAAATGCTGAAAACATTTCAAGCCAAAGCGTGGAGATTGCCAAATTGTCTGGACGTCCAAGTATCGACATTGAAACAATTGAATCTTCCTTTAATACGATTGTACAAGGGATGAAAGAGACAAAGCAGATCGAAGAAGAAAACAAACGATTACGCGAAGATGGAACAAAACGTATGCTTGAGCTGCAAGATAATATTAAGCGAGCTGCACTAGAGTCCTAA
- the opuAA gene encoding glycine/proline betaine ABC transporter ATP-binding protein OpuAA, which produces MNSEERNIKIKINNVSKIFGKNAKKASQMLEKGKTKREILKETGATVGVNRANFDVYDGEIFVIMGLSGSGKSTLVRLLNRLIEPTSGEIYIDGDMITNMSKDQLREVRRKKISMVFQNFALFPHRTILENTEYGLELQGVDKEERRSKALESLKLVGLEGFEEQYPNQLSGGMQQRVGLARALANDPDILLMDEAFSALDPLIRKDMQDELLELHTSVGKTIIFITHDLDEALRIGDRIVLMKDGNIVQIGTPEEILMNPSNEYVERFVEDVDLSKVLTAGHIMKRAETIQIDKGARVALTLMKNLGISSIYAVDKKKHLLGVISAQAAKKAAETNTSLETVLDKEFTTVLESTYLTEIFDAVSDANIPIAVVDEKNRMKGIVVRGALIGALSGNDEYINMSSNKLEEIKTQEPSAQEVE; this is translated from the coding sequence ATGAATTCTGAAGAGAGAAATATCAAAATCAAGATAAATAATGTATCTAAAATTTTCGGTAAAAATGCTAAAAAAGCATCTCAAATGCTTGAAAAAGGGAAAACAAAAAGAGAGATCCTAAAAGAGACCGGCGCAACAGTTGGTGTCAATCGAGCAAATTTTGATGTGTATGACGGCGAGATATTTGTCATCATGGGGCTATCAGGGAGCGGAAAGTCCACACTTGTGCGGCTGCTAAATAGGTTAATCGAACCAACCTCCGGCGAAATATATATTGATGGGGATATGATAACAAATATGTCAAAGGATCAATTGCGTGAAGTTAGACGTAAAAAGATCAGCATGGTCTTCCAAAACTTCGCATTGTTCCCGCACCGCACCATTCTTGAAAACACAGAGTATGGTCTTGAATTACAAGGTGTAGACAAAGAAGAGCGCCGCTCAAAAGCGCTTGAATCTTTAAAGCTTGTTGGACTAGAAGGCTTTGAAGAGCAATATCCAAACCAATTAAGTGGTGGGATGCAGCAGCGTGTTGGATTGGCACGTGCATTAGCAAATGACCCTGACATCTTATTAATGGATGAAGCGTTCAGCGCACTCGATCCATTAATTCGTAAAGACATGCAGGATGAATTGCTTGAGCTTCATACATCTGTAGGGAAAACGATCATTTTCATTACCCATGATTTAGATGAGGCGCTTCGTATTGGCGACCGTATTGTGCTCATGAAGGACGGGAATATCGTTCAGATCGGAACACCAGAAGAAATATTGATGAACCCATCGAATGAATATGTTGAACGTTTCGTTGAAGATGTTGACCTTTCTAAAGTATTAACCGCTGGTCATATTATGAAACGTGCAGAAACAATTCAGATCGACAAAGGGGCTCGTGTTGCGCTTACGCTCATGAAAAACCTTGGGATTTCGTCAATCTATGCAGTCGATAAGAAAAAGCATTTATTAGGTGTTATTTCTGCACAAGCAGCGAAAAAGGCGGCAGAAACGAATACGTCGCTAGAAACTGTTCTTGATAAAGAATTTACAACCGTATTGGAATCTACGTATTTGACAGAAATCTTTGATGCAGTGTCTGATGCGAACATTCCGATTGCCGTTGTTGATGAGAAAAACAGAATGAAGGGCATTGTGGTCAGAGGTGCATTAATTGGTGCGTTATCAGGTAATGATGAGTATATCAACATGTCTTCTAACAAGCTTGAGGAAATTAAAACACAAGAGCCTTCTGCACAGGAGGTAGAATAA
- the opuAB gene encoding glycine/proline betaine ABC transporter permease subunit OpuAB codes for MSDLPRIPFADYIDQFVDWLTLTFGGFFDGITNGLAGTVNGIVAALGVIPSIILTLIFAGIAWWISTRGVALFTLIGFLLIDYLGYWHPMLQTLALVLTAVVISIVIGVPIGIWASQKETVRKIVTPILDLMQTMPAFVYLLPAIFFFNIGVVPGVVASVIFSMPPTIRMTILGIKQVPSDLIEATEAFGSTTFQRLFKVQLPLATKTILAGINQSIMLALSMVVIAAMVGAPGLGSEVYSAVTQLKTGIGFEAGIAIVIVAITLDRITQNIKTKKTRGNA; via the coding sequence ATGAGTGATTTACCTAGAATTCCGTTCGCGGATTATATCGATCAATTTGTTGACTGGTTAACATTAACGTTTGGTGGTTTCTTTGATGGCATCACAAATGGATTAGCAGGCACAGTAAATGGAATTGTGGCAGCACTTGGTGTGATTCCATCCATTATTTTAACCCTTATTTTTGCCGGTATTGCTTGGTGGATCAGTACAAGAGGAGTTGCTCTTTTCACACTTATCGGGTTTTTACTGATCGACTATTTAGGCTACTGGCATCCAATGCTTCAAACACTTGCGCTCGTTTTAACTGCTGTGGTCATTTCCATCGTGATCGGAGTCCCGATCGGTATTTGGGCATCACAGAAGGAAACTGTGCGTAAAATTGTAACACCTATTTTAGATTTGATGCAGACAATGCCAGCATTCGTTTATCTATTACCTGCCATCTTCTTCTTTAACATTGGGGTTGTGCCTGGCGTTGTGGCATCCGTTATTTTCTCTATGCCGCCAACGATTCGTATGACGATTCTCGGTATTAAACAAGTACCTTCTGATTTAATTGAAGCAACAGAAGCCTTTGGTTCAACGACATTCCAGCGTTTGTTCAAAGTTCAGCTTCCACTTGCAACAAAAACCATTCTAGCTGGTATTAACCAAAGTATCATGCTTGCTCTATCAATGGTTGTTATCGCAGCAATGGTAGGTGCACCAGGACTTGGTTCAGAAGTATATAGTGCGGTAACGCAGCTGAAAACAGGAATTGGTTTTGAAGCAGGTATTGCCATTGTTATTGTGGCAATTACACTTGACCGTATTACACAGAACATTAAAACGAAAAAAACCAGGGGGAATGCTTAA
- a CDS encoding glycine betaine ABC transporter substrate-binding protein: protein MWKKSLYIGMTALLVFLLAACGAKSDSNASAAQQVNKTIIGIDPGSGIMALTDQAKKDYGLEDWTVVSASSAAMTATLKKSYDRKKPIIITGWNPHWMFSRYDLKYLDDPKKSYGEAEEIHTISRKGFAKDEPDAAKMLGQFKWSQDDMGEVMIDIQDGINPKDAAVKYVKKHKDQVAKWTKGVKKSNGAKVNLAYVAWDSEIASTNVAAEVLRELGFKVTLTQVEAGPMWTAIATGSADASLSAWLPNTHKTYAAKFKGKYDDLGTSMKGLRMGLVVPTYMKNVNSIEDLKK from the coding sequence ATGTGGAAAAAGTCTCTCTACATTGGGATGACCGCCCTGCTTGTCTTTTTACTAGCAGCTTGTGGTGCAAAGTCGGACTCAAATGCGAGTGCGGCACAGCAGGTGAATAAAACCATTATCGGCATTGATCCTGGTTCAGGGATTATGGCGCTAACGGATCAAGCGAAAAAGGATTACGGCTTAGAGGATTGGACGGTCGTGTCTGCATCAAGTGCAGCCATGACTGCAACACTCAAGAAATCTTACGACCGTAAAAAGCCCATCATCATCACTGGTTGGAATCCACACTGGATGTTTTCTCGCTATGATTTAAAATATTTAGATGATCCAAAAAAATCTTACGGTGAAGCGGAAGAGATTCATACGATTTCTCGTAAGGGGTTTGCAAAGGATGAGCCCGATGCAGCCAAAATGCTTGGTCAGTTTAAATGGTCTCAAGATGACATGGGCGAAGTCATGATCGATATCCAAGATGGTATCAATCCAAAGGATGCTGCCGTTAAATATGTGAAGAAACATAAAGACCAAGTAGCAAAATGGACAAAAGGCGTGAAAAAGTCGAATGGTGCCAAAGTCAATCTTGCCTATGTTGCATGGGATAGTGAGATTGCAAGTACCAATGTTGCTGCAGAAGTGTTGCGTGAGCTCGGATTTAAAGTGACTTTGACTCAGGTGGAAGCAGGTCCAATGTGGACAGCAATTGCAACTGGAAGTGCGGATGCATCATTATCTGCTTGGCTGCCAAATACGCATAAAACGTATGCAGCAAAGTTTAAAGGGAAATATGATGATCTAGGTACAAGTATGAAAGGTCTTCGCATGGGTCTAGTTGTTCCGACATATATGAAGAACGTCAACTCGATTGAAGATTTGAAAAAATAG
- a CDS encoding alpha/beta fold hydrolase, which yields MKKQSAQKAAAFFLYIRKVNELSMRVKPIMIFLHGGGVSSWMWQEQIQTFKEAYECYTPDLIGHGTRADEQSFSMRESALEVISLIKEHAQGRQVILVGFSLGAQIAVEVLSKEPDIVDIAVINSALVKPLPWLYLMVRPLLPLTYPLLKKDWFIELQAEKMGLPKDVLNHYMADSKSLQKKTLLTMFQENLHYKLPDTFQQAKARILVTVGEKEKGIMKRSAKKITNSHPQAAGVMVPAIGHTFTFEKKELFMDMVQCFIEERALPMELKEIK from the coding sequence ATGAAAAAGCAGTCTGCTCAAAAAGCGGCTGCTTTTTTCTTATATATAAGGAAGGTGAACGAGTTGTCGATGAGGGTTAAGCCGATCATGATTTTCCTGCATGGCGGAGGAGTAAGTAGCTGGATGTGGCAGGAACAGATACAAACATTCAAGGAAGCGTATGAATGCTATACGCCTGATCTTATTGGTCACGGGACAAGAGCAGATGAACAGTCCTTTTCCATGCGAGAAAGTGCTCTTGAAGTCATCTCGTTGATCAAGGAGCATGCGCAAGGCCGTCAAGTGATACTCGTTGGCTTCTCTCTAGGAGCACAGATTGCCGTTGAGGTGTTATCAAAAGAACCTGATATCGTAGACATAGCCGTCATTAACAGCGCTCTTGTGAAGCCGCTGCCATGGCTTTACTTGATGGTGAGACCTCTTTTACCTCTTACGTATCCATTATTAAAGAAAGATTGGTTTATCGAGCTCCAAGCTGAAAAGATGGGGCTCCCAAAGGATGTACTCAATCACTATATGGCGGATTCAAAAAGTTTGCAGAAGAAAACCCTTCTGACGATGTTTCAAGAAAATCTTCATTACAAGCTCCCAGACACGTTTCAACAAGCGAAGGCACGAATTCTTGTCACAGTGGGAGAAAAGGAGAAAGGCATTATGAAACGGTCAGCAAAGAAAATAACGAATTCACATCCGCAGGCAGCAGGTGTGATGGTTCCGGCTATTGGACATACATTTACGTTTGAAAAGAAAGAACTGTTTATGGATATGGTTCAATGCTTTATAGAAGAACGTGCGTTACCAATGGAGTTAAAGGAAATCAAATAA
- a CDS encoding SDR family NAD(P)-dependent oxidoreductase, translating to MSKNYIIFGASQGLGDAFVKGLPSSGDTVWIVSRSEPSSLKLDDGVHRIWLKIDLSSQSHIPQMIEALGNKTIDVLIYNVGLWEKRGFEDDYSFDHDQPEDIAHLINVNVTSTITYIQALLPNVRKSENGKIIVVGSTAGLDHTNLPQVSFVASKFGLRGIVNALREHVRKDKISVTCINPGELAAEVPYEDGAEKAIALYDETRIPVQDIVELARCVIHLSRVSCVKEINVPAMSDLNA from the coding sequence ATGAGTAAAAACTATATCATATTCGGTGCAAGTCAAGGATTAGGGGATGCTTTTGTGAAGGGTCTTCCTTCAAGCGGAGATACAGTGTGGATTGTGTCACGAAGTGAACCGAGCAGTTTGAAATTAGATGACGGTGTACATAGAATTTGGCTGAAAATTGATTTATCAAGCCAATCTCATATTCCACAGATGATCGAAGCATTGGGGAACAAAACCATTGATGTCCTCATCTACAACGTCGGCTTATGGGAAAAACGAGGCTTTGAAGATGATTATTCATTTGATCATGATCAGCCAGAGGATATTGCTCATTTAATCAATGTGAATGTCACCTCAACGATTACATACATCCAAGCACTGCTTCCGAACGTCAGAAAATCGGAGAATGGAAAAATCATCGTGGTTGGCTCAACTGCGGGGCTTGATCATACAAACCTGCCACAAGTTTCTTTTGTCGCATCTAAGTTTGGTCTGCGCGGAATTGTGAATGCACTAAGAGAGCATGTGAGAAAAGATAAAATATCCGTTACCTGTATCAATCCGGGTGAATTGGCAGCGGAGGTACCATATGAAGATGGAGCCGAGAAAGCGATCGCTCTGTATGATGAAACGAGAATTCCTGTACAGGATATTGTGGAGCTTGCGAGATGTGTGATTCATTTATCAAGGGTATCTTGTGTAAAAGAAATCAACGTCCCAGCCATGTCAGATTTGAATGCATAA
- a CDS encoding M20 peptidase aminoacylase family protein — protein MTTLTNDMQQTVKDIFEHLHAHPEISWEETNTTAYLEDLLKKIGCQTRTFDDCTGVIGEIGEGSPVVAVRADIDALWQEVDGEFQANHSCGHDAHMTMALGTFMALKEKELPNGTIRFIFQPAEEKGGGALKMIEEGVLADVDYLYGVHVRPIQETLNGRCAPAILHGSSNHYIGTIIGEEAHGARPHLGINVIEVASTLVQRLAHIHVDPRVAHSVKMTNLHAGGGSSNIIPGKASFTLDVRAQTNEVMDELEKEIERAVHSVADAFGASISLSTDHRLPAATLNEEAVQMMSQAIEKVLGKEQLDPPLVTTGGEDFHFYAAKLPHIKSTMLGLGCDLEPGLHHPYMTFDRSAIFTGIEILTEAVYQTLQQHSS, from the coding sequence ATGACAACTTTGACAAACGACATGCAGCAAACGGTGAAAGACATCTTTGAACACCTGCACGCTCACCCTGAAATCAGCTGGGAAGAAACGAATACGACGGCTTATCTTGAGGACTTATTGAAGAAAATAGGCTGTCAAACTCGAACATTTGACGACTGTACAGGAGTGATCGGTGAAATTGGAGAAGGTTCACCAGTGGTCGCGGTGAGAGCCGATATTGATGCACTTTGGCAGGAAGTAGATGGTGAGTTTCAAGCCAATCATTCATGTGGTCACGATGCACATATGACAATGGCTCTCGGCACCTTCATGGCATTAAAAGAAAAAGAGCTCCCAAACGGCACCATCCGGTTCATTTTTCAGCCTGCTGAGGAAAAAGGCGGCGGTGCGTTGAAAATGATTGAAGAAGGTGTGCTAGCAGACGTAGATTACTTATACGGAGTACATGTGCGCCCAATTCAAGAAACATTAAACGGACGCTGCGCACCTGCAATTTTGCATGGATCGAGTAATCATTACATCGGCACAATTATTGGTGAGGAAGCTCACGGTGCACGCCCGCATCTAGGGATCAACGTGATTGAAGTGGCTTCTACCCTCGTGCAAAGACTCGCGCATATCCATGTCGACCCAAGAGTTGCACATTCTGTGAAAATGACCAACCTACATGCTGGCGGAGGCAGTTCAAACATCATCCCTGGCAAAGCTTCTTTTACATTAGATGTCAGAGCACAAACAAATGAAGTGATGGATGAACTAGAAAAAGAAATTGAAAGAGCCGTACATTCTGTAGCAGATGCCTTTGGCGCTTCCATTTCACTTTCAACAGATCATCGTCTACCTGCCGCAACTTTGAATGAGGAAGCCGTCCAGATGATGTCTCAAGCCATTGAAAAGGTTTTAGGCAAGGAGCAGCTCGATCCGCCGCTCGTAACGACAGGTGGAGAGGATTTTCACTTTTATGCTGCAAAGCTTCCGCATATCAAATCCACGATGCTTGGTTTAGGCTGTGATCTAGAGCCTGGTCTACATCATCCATATATGACATTCGACCGTTCTGCTATTTTTACTGGCATTGAGATTTTGACTGAAGCTGTTTATCAAACCCTTCAGCAGCATTCATCATAA
- a CDS encoding YfcC family protein, translating into MKTAAVSPPEKQKRKLQMPDAYVLLFIIALICTIATYFVPAGEFDRKTSGEITTAVPGSYHRIDQSPVSPVGFFTAIQEGMVGSSSIIFLILFTGGTIAILEKTGAINGMIHHVISRFQTKQLLFICIVGGLFSVLGTTGIVVNSVIGFIPIGIIVARSLKWDAVAGAAVIYIGCYAGFNATILSPSPLGLSQTIAELPIFSGIGLRVIIYLCFLISSIVYIYLYTRRLKIKEKGSLLGDQWFPAKGLGGSDAESVDKPAFTGRHKLILAVCGLSLGGFLYGALQLGWTDKEMAGVFIFMAIAAGLLGGLAANDIAKTFIVGCQSLVYGALIVGMARCISVILENGKLLDTVVNGLASMLTGFSPIAGAIGMYIASALLHFLISSGSGEAVVFIPILAPLADLMGITRQVAVEAVMLGEGVVNCINPTSGVLMAVLAASGIPYVKWLRFMVPLALIWFVIGLVFICIGVMINWGPY; encoded by the coding sequence ATGAAAACAGCAGCAGTATCACCACCAGAGAAACAAAAAAGAAAACTTCAAATGCCGGATGCGTATGTTCTCTTATTTATCATTGCGCTCATTTGTACCATTGCTACGTATTTTGTGCCAGCAGGTGAATTTGACCGAAAGACATCAGGAGAGATTACAACAGCTGTTCCTGGCAGCTATCACCGCATTGATCAATCACCCGTAAGTCCAGTGGGCTTTTTTACAGCTATTCAGGAAGGGATGGTAGGGTCTTCTTCTATTATTTTTCTCATTTTATTTACTGGCGGAACCATTGCCATTTTGGAGAAAACAGGTGCCATTAACGGAATGATTCATCATGTCATCAGCAGATTTCAAACAAAGCAATTATTGTTTATTTGTATTGTAGGAGGATTATTTTCAGTGCTTGGAACGACCGGAATTGTCGTGAACTCTGTTATCGGATTTATTCCAATCGGGATCATTGTGGCAAGATCCTTGAAATGGGATGCTGTAGCAGGAGCGGCGGTCATTTACATCGGCTGTTATGCCGGGTTTAACGCAACCATTTTGTCTCCATCCCCACTCGGGTTATCTCAGACGATTGCAGAGCTACCGATTTTTTCTGGTATTGGCCTGCGTGTCATTATATATCTTTGCTTTCTTATATCTAGTATTGTGTACATCTATTTATATACAAGACGCCTCAAGATTAAAGAGAAGGGAAGTCTTCTGGGTGATCAATGGTTTCCTGCGAAGGGGCTTGGCGGATCTGATGCAGAATCTGTGGACAAGCCTGCATTTACGGGCAGACATAAATTGATTTTAGCAGTGTGTGGATTGTCTCTTGGGGGCTTCTTATATGGCGCGCTTCAGCTTGGCTGGACCGATAAGGAAATGGCAGGAGTCTTCATTTTCATGGCGATTGCGGCTGGATTGCTTGGTGGATTAGCAGCCAATGATATTGCGAAAACGTTTATCGTCGGCTGTCAAAGCCTTGTTTACGGCGCACTCATTGTCGGAATGGCACGCTGCATTTCTGTCATTTTGGAAAACGGTAAGCTGCTTGATACCGTGGTCAATGGCTTGGCGAGTATGCTGACAGGATTTAGTCCAATTGCTGGTGCGATTGGGATGTACATTGCGAGTGCACTTCTTCACTTTTTGATTTCATCAGGATCAGGAGAAGCTGTTGTCTTTATTCCAATTCTTGCGCCGCTAGCTGATTTAATGGGCATCACAAGACAGGTCGCTGTAGAAGCAGTTATGCTTGGCGAAGGGGTGGTTAACTGTATCAATCCGACGTCAGGCGTGTTGATGGCTGTGCTTGCTGCAAGTGGTATTCCTTATGTGAAGTGGCTGCGTTTTATGGTGCCGCTTGCACTCATTTGGTTTGTCATTGGCCTTGTCTTTATTTGTATCGGCGTGATGATCAACTGGGGACCTTATTAA